A region from the Aegilops tauschii subsp. strangulata cultivar AL8/78 chromosome 5, Aet v6.0, whole genome shotgun sequence genome encodes:
- the LOC109769115 gene encoding peroxidase 55 — translation MVHVTNGHFLCGNNIFQQIVLQIIQLPASIILSSIIICIIVRDQDEKERGKAVYIGRPIFAVPWPASHCQSLVAGVTSEAAAACSYSCLLPTGNQNSIPTRTRTRTRKHRTSERLSSRVRAMERRRRGGCFCLLAVAVVVVAAAAAVGEAKLSPDHYRRTCPRVESIVRSAVARKVRATFVTVPATLRLFFHDCFVQGCDASVMIASSSNDAEKDAPDNQSLAGDGFDTVVRAKAAVEKACPGVVSCADILALAARDVVSMSSGPSWTVELGRLDGLVSKAGDVTGRLPGPDMQPDAITVLFDGNGLAVHDMVALSGAHTVGFSHCARFAGRLYRRGAVDPSLSPSYARQLMAACPPDVDPTIAVDMDPVTPTVFDNKYYANLAAGLGLFASDQALHDGAASRPAVQGFAGNQTLFFEAFKEAMVKLGRVGVKSGGDGEIRRDCTTFNSK, via the exons ATGGTTCACGTAACTAACGGACACTTCCTCTGTGGGAATAATATCTTTCAGCAAATCGTATTACAGATAATACAGCTGCCAGCTTCCATTATCCTCAGCTCAATCATCATCTGTATAATAGTTCGAGATCAAGACGAAAAAGAGAGAGGAAAAGCTGTATACATAGGGAGGCCCATCTTTGCTGTCCCCTGGCCCGCCTCTCACTGTCAGTCACTTGTAGCTGGAGTGACCAGTGAGGCAGCAGCAGCTTGTAGCTATAGCTGCCTTCTCCCCACGGGAAACCAAAATTCGATTCCAACACGCACGCGCACGCGCACGCGGAAGCATCGCACCTCCGAGCGGCTGAGCTCCAGGGTCAGGGCCATGGAGCGGCGGAGAAGGGGCGGCTGCTTCTGCTTGCTCGCCGTGGCGGtagtggtggtggcggcggcggcggccgtcgGCGAGGCGAAGCTGTCGCCGGACCACTACCGCAGGACGTGCCCGCGCGTGGAGTCCATCGTGCGGTCGGCGGTGGCCAGGAAGGTGAGGGCGACCTTCGTCACCGTCCCAGCCACCCTCAGGCTCTTCTTCCACGACTGCTTCGTCCAG GGCTGTGACGCGTCGGTGATGATCGCGTCCAGCAGCAACGACGCCGAGAAGGACGCGCCGGACAACCAGTCCCTCGCCGGCGACGGCTTCGACACCGTCGTGCGCGCCAAGGCCGCCGTCGAGAAGGCCTGCCCCGGCGTCGTCTCCTGCGCCGACATcctcgccctcgccgcccgcgacgTCGTCTCCATG TCGTCGGGCCCGAGCTGGACGGTGGAGCTCGGCCGGCTGGACGGGCTCGTCTCCAAGGCCGGCGACGTCACGGGCAGGCTGCCAGGCCCGGACATGCAGCCGGACGCCATCACCGTGCTGTTCGACGGCAACGGCCTCGCCGTGCACGACATGGTCGCGCTCTCGGGCGCGCACACCGTCGGCTTCTCCCACTGCGCGCGCTTCGCGGGGCGGCTCTATCGGCGCGGCGCGGTGGACCCGTCGTTGAGCCCGTCGTACGCGCGGCAGCTGATGGCGGCGTGCCCGCCGGACGTCGACCCGACCATCGCCGTCGACATGGACCCCGTCACGCCCACCGTCTTCGACAACAAATACTACGCCAACCTCGCCGCGGGCCTGGGGCTGTTCGCCTCCGACCAGGCGCTGCACGACGGCGCCGCGTCGCGGCCGGCCGTGCAGGGGTTCGCCGGGAACCAGACGCTCTTCTTCGAGGCGTTCAAGGAGGCCATGGTTAAGCTCGGGAGGGTCGGGGTGAagagcggcggcgacggggagATCAGACGAGACTGCACCACATTCAACAGCAAGTAG
- the LOC109769116 gene encoding transmembrane emp24 domain-containing protein p24beta2 isoform X1, whose translation MATIEKAARLGRLHASRLEYFSAEDWREMLEVSTHGGLARGCLWLRRRRSALCGAQIRERERERMRCKKRIGLGGLAHLVGEEVDAGELLVHALPSRRSPSEGQMMDVRGLRLGYFLVLCLVPFLRHAVAIRFVMDRGECFSHNVDYAGDTVHVSFVVIKADTPWHYSEDGVDLVVKDPNGNQVHDSRAKVSDKFEFIVQKRGVHRFCFTNKSPYHETVDFDVHVGHFSYFDQHAKDEHFGPLFEQIRKLDEDLYNVLFEQHWLTAQTDRQAILNENMSTRAIHKALLESAALIAASAVQVYLLRRLFERKLGTSRV comes from the exons ATGGCCACAATCGAGAAGGCGGCTCGATTGGGACGACTCCATGCTTCTAGGCTCGAATACTTCAGTGCAGAGGACTGGCGTGAGATGTTGGAGGTCTCTACACACGGTGGTTTAGCAAGGGGTTGCTTGTGGCTACGTCGACGGCGGTCGGCGCTCTGCGGTGCTCAAATCCGAGAAAGAGAGAGGGAAAGAATGAGATGCAAGAAAAGGATAGGTCTAGGGGGTCTTGCTCATCTCGTGGGTGAGGAGGTGGATGCTGGGGAGCTGCTAGTGCACGCTCTGCCATCGCGTCGTTCTCCTAGCGAGGG TCAGATGATGGACGTGAGGGGCTTGAGATTGGGTTATTTCTTGGTCCTATGCCTTGTGCCTTTCTTGCGCCATGCTGTGGCTATTCGCTTTGTGATGGACAGGGGAGAGTGCTTCTCTCACAATGTTGATTATGCAGGGGATACAGTTCATGTATCATTTGTTGTGATCAAGGCAGACACTCCTTGGCACTACAGCGAGGATGGTGTCGATCTCGTG GTGAAAGACCCTAATGGCAATCAAGTCCATGATTCTCGTGCCAAGGTTAGTGATAAGTTCGAATTCATAGTTCAGAAGAGAGGTGTCCACCGTTTCTGCTTCACCAataagtccccgtatcatgaaaCTGTGGACTTTGATGTGCATGTTGGTCATTTTTCATATTTTGACCAGCATGCCAAAGATG AGCATTTTGGTCCTTTGTTTGAACAAATAAGAAAGTTGGATGAAGATCTGTACAACGTTCTGTTTGAACAGCACTGGCTAACTGCCCAAACAGACCGCCAAGCAATAT TAAACGAGAACATGAGCACGAGGGCTATTCACAAGGCACTCCTCGAATCAGCTGCCCTTATCGCAGCCAGTGCTGTGCAGGTCTACTTGCTGCGACGCCTCTTCGAGCGTAAGCTGGGTACATCTAGGGTCTAA
- the LOC109769116 gene encoding transmembrane emp24 domain-containing protein p24beta2 isoform X3: MTPLLESGPEGSPKGPEDAQMNKSRNKPNEKAEKTSRALRSSPHRNSSSAPPPEIRRNRLRPSQMMDVRGLRLGDTVHVSFVVIKADTPWHYSEDGVDLVVKDPNGNQVHDSRAKVSDKFEFIVQKRGVHRFCFTNKSPYHETVDFDVHVGHFSYFDQHAKDEHFGPLFEQIRKLDEDLYNVLFEQHWLTAQTDRQAILNENMSTRAIHKALLESAALIAASAVQVYLLRRLFERKLGTSRV, encoded by the exons ATGACGCCATTACTGGAAAGTGGGCCCGAGGGTTCACCCAAAGGCCCAGAGGATGCCCAGATGAACAAGTCACGTAATAAACCCAACGAAAAGGCAGAGAAAACCTCTCGTGCGCTGCGCTCTTCTCCCCACCGAAACTCCTCCTCCGCACCCCCGCCGGAGATTCGCCGGAACCGCCTTCGCCCAAG TCAGATGATGGACGTGAGGGGCTTGAGATTGG GGGATACAGTTCATGTATCATTTGTTGTGATCAAGGCAGACACTCCTTGGCACTACAGCGAGGATGGTGTCGATCTCGTG GTGAAAGACCCTAATGGCAATCAAGTCCATGATTCTCGTGCCAAGGTTAGTGATAAGTTCGAATTCATAGTTCAGAAGAGAGGTGTCCACCGTTTCTGCTTCACCAataagtccccgtatcatgaaaCTGTGGACTTTGATGTGCATGTTGGTCATTTTTCATATTTTGACCAGCATGCCAAAGATG AGCATTTTGGTCCTTTGTTTGAACAAATAAGAAAGTTGGATGAAGATCTGTACAACGTTCTGTTTGAACAGCACTGGCTAACTGCCCAAACAGACCGCCAAGCAATAT TAAACGAGAACATGAGCACGAGGGCTATTCACAAGGCACTCCTCGAATCAGCTGCCCTTATCGCAGCCAGTGCTGTGCAGGTCTACTTGCTGCGACGCCTCTTCGAGCGTAAGCTGGGTACATCTAGGGTCTAA
- the LOC109769116 gene encoding transmembrane emp24 domain-containing protein p24beta2 isoform X2, with protein MTPLLESGPEGSPKGPEDAQMNKSRNKPNEKAEKTSRALRSSPHRNSSSAPPPEIRRNRLRPSQMMDVRGLRLGYFLVLCLVPFLRHAVAIRFVMDRGECFSHNVDYAGDTVHVSFVVIKADTPWHYSEDGVDLVVKDPNGNQVHDSRAKVSDKFEFIVQKRGVHRFCFTNKSPYHETVDFDVHVGHFSYFDQHAKDEHFGPLFEQIRKLDEDLYNVLFEQHWLTAQTDRQAILNENMSTRAIHKALLESAALIAASAVQVYLLRRLFERKLGTSRV; from the exons ATGACGCCATTACTGGAAAGTGGGCCCGAGGGTTCACCCAAAGGCCCAGAGGATGCCCAGATGAACAAGTCACGTAATAAACCCAACGAAAAGGCAGAGAAAACCTCTCGTGCGCTGCGCTCTTCTCCCCACCGAAACTCCTCCTCCGCACCCCCGCCGGAGATTCGCCGGAACCGCCTTCGCCCAAG TCAGATGATGGACGTGAGGGGCTTGAGATTGGGTTATTTCTTGGTCCTATGCCTTGTGCCTTTCTTGCGCCATGCTGTGGCTATTCGCTTTGTGATGGACAGGGGAGAGTGCTTCTCTCACAATGTTGATTATGCAGGGGATACAGTTCATGTATCATTTGTTGTGATCAAGGCAGACACTCCTTGGCACTACAGCGAGGATGGTGTCGATCTCGTG GTGAAAGACCCTAATGGCAATCAAGTCCATGATTCTCGTGCCAAGGTTAGTGATAAGTTCGAATTCATAGTTCAGAAGAGAGGTGTCCACCGTTTCTGCTTCACCAataagtccccgtatcatgaaaCTGTGGACTTTGATGTGCATGTTGGTCATTTTTCATATTTTGACCAGCATGCCAAAGATG AGCATTTTGGTCCTTTGTTTGAACAAATAAGAAAGTTGGATGAAGATCTGTACAACGTTCTGTTTGAACAGCACTGGCTAACTGCCCAAACAGACCGCCAAGCAATAT TAAACGAGAACATGAGCACGAGGGCTATTCACAAGGCACTCCTCGAATCAGCTGCCCTTATCGCAGCCAGTGCTGTGCAGGTCTACTTGCTGCGACGCCTCTTCGAGCGTAAGCTGGGTACATCTAGGGTCTAA